Within Cystobacter ferrugineus, the genomic segment GGCTCCGTCATCCCGCCAGATATGAGCCGTGTCACCAGCCAGCTCGACGCGAACTGCTTCGCCTGGGCGGAGTTCATCTCCCTGAACTGGCCGGCCGCCGCCGGAACGACGGACGCCTTCTTCGGCTCTCCCGGCGATCTCGGAACGGTCCAATGGCAGACGTTCATGAGCAAGCAGCAGCTCTTCCCACCGGAGGGGGGGACGCCCCCTCCATGGGGCACACCGCCGAGCATCTCGGAGGACTGTCTGGCCGAGGCGAACGTCAGCTCCAATCAGGCCAGATCCATGCTGGCGCTGAACGTGGTCTCCAAGTTCGAAACCCAGTTCACCTCGGGGAGCGGCAATCAGGCGTTCCCGCTCGATCTTCCCTCGTGGCTGGGGGCCGCCCATGGCACCAACGTCTGGTACGACGTCCGGATCAGCCAGCCAGAATACTCGTACATCGTGGGCGCGGGGCTCTACAACGCGGCCAACCAACAAGCCCTGGTGGACGGGGGCACGGGTAGCCCCGTGGTGAACCCGATGGGCTCCTGGCAGTCGAATACGATAGGTGCTCTCGAGCTGAAGGCGGCGTGGATGGAGGTGCCCAATCCCCAGGACAGCCGGTGGAATGCGTACAAGCTTTCCCCCGCGGTGGTGGTGGAGCCGACGACCCAGAAGTGCCGGGCCACCACGGTGGCATTGGTTGGCTTTCACATCGTCCACAAGACGGTCACCCAGCCCACCTGGGTATGGGCGACCTTCGAACATGTGAACAACGCGCCCGATCACGGCGCGGACCCCGGGACGACGAGCTGGAACTTCTACGATCCCCAATGCAAACCGCGGACGATCGAATTGGACAAGTCCTGCTCGGTGGATGGTGGCACCTCGGTCACGGTGGACTGCACACCGAACGTGCCACCCCCCTACTGGCTCGGCGAGGGTTGCCCCGCTCCCGTCCCCATCCAGGTGACCCGGCTGACCCCCATCGATCCGGTCGCGCGGGCCGCCAACCAGATCGCCCAGGCCGCGATCGCCCGGAACTACCCGGACTCCGTCTGGAAGAACTACGTGCTGGTGAACACGCTCTGGTCCAGGGCGCCCAGTCCGGATCCCACGACGCCCGTCAAGACCCCGCTGCCCTTCGCCGGTGCGACTCCGCCCCTCGACGTCCCCATCGCCAACACGACGATGGAGACGTACATCCAGACGGGCTCGCCGGACGAGGCGAGCAACTGCATCAATTGTCACAAGAACGCGAGTATCGCCGGGGACTCGGGGTGGGCTTCCGACTTCAGCTTCCTCTTCGGACTGGCGAGCGCGCCGCCACCACCCGGCAAGCCGCTGAAGCTCAGGAGCCTCGTGCCAGGCAAACCGCCGAAGGTGGTGTACCCACCGACGATGCGGCGGATCCTCCGCTGAGTGCCAGGAAGAGGCTGGGGGAATGCGACGCTCGGTCCCGGCTGGCTGCTTGCGATGAACGCCATGGCGCGGGCAATCGAGGAAGAGGTCAAGGCGCGGCCCGACTTCGCCCAGGCTTGGGCGGTCGAGGTCATGCTAAGCCACTGGCGAGCGCGACCTCCTCTTCCACCGCGCTCAGGGAGCCCCATGCAACACGCCACCCATCTCCAGCCCCCCACGTTCGACTTCCTCAGCCTCGAGGCCGCCCGGAACCCTCACCCGATGTACCACCAGCTCCGGGCCCAGCAGCCGATCCTCTGGAGCCCCCAGCTCAACGGCTGGGTGCTCACCCGCCACGCCGACATCTCCCAGGTGCTGAAGGATCCCCGCCTGGTGGCCGGGCCGATGACGGGGCAGTTCGAGCGTCTTCCCGAGGAGGTCCGCAAGCAGCTCACGCCCCTGCGCGACGCCGTCAACATGTGGATGGGGCACACCACCAACGAGGGCCACCTGCGCTTCCAGGCGCTGCTCAAGCGCTACTTCACCCCGCGCACCGTGGAGAACTTCCGGCCCCGCATCCAGGCCCTCACCGACACGTTGCTCGACACCGCCGCGGCCCGCGGCCCCTTCGACCTGGTGAAGGAGCTGGCCATCCCCCTGCCCTCGAACGTCATCGCCGAGATGCTCGGCGTGCCGCTCACCGACGAGCACCTGCTCCAGCGCTGGTCTCGCGACCTGGCGGGAATCTTCAGCAACTTCAATCCCGAGCAGCTCTTCCAGAGCCAGAAGAGCATCCTGGAGATGATGGATTACATGCGCGAGGTGCTCTCCAAGTACCGCCGCTCCTCGGGCGAGAACATCCTCGAGGTCTTCCTGCGCGCCCAGGACGAGGGACTCGTCTCCGAGGAGGAGATCCTCGCCAACTGCGCGCTGCTCCTGTTCGCCGGCCATGAGACCACCGCGCGGCTCATCAGCCGGGGCCTGGCACTTCTCTTCGACCACCCGGAGCAGCTCGCACTGCTGCGCCAGCAGCCCTCGCTCATTCCCCAGGCGGTGGAGGAGATGCTGCGCTACGGCGACGTGGCGGGCATGACCAACCGGCTCACCGTCGCGCCCGTGGAGCTTGGCGGCCACACGATGCAGCCGTACCAGATGGTGTACGTGATGCTCGCCGCGGCGAACCGGGATCCCGCCCTCTTCCCCGAACCGGACCGTTTCGACATCACCCGCAAGCCGGGCAAGCACGTGGCGTTCGGGTACGGCTCGTTCTACTGCCTGGGCGCGGCGCTGGCGCGGCTGGAGGCCCAGGTCTTCTTCGAGACGCTGCTGCGGCGCTTCCCCAACGTGCGGCCCGCGAAGGACGCCTCGCCCGTGTGGCAGCAGGAGGGTCTCCTCAACATGCACCTGGTCACGCTCCCGGTGGAGCTGTAACCCATCACCCCGCTCTTCAACGCTCGCCTGCGTGCGGAGCACTTCTACCGGTAGCGCCGTCCTCGCCCGGGGCTGAAGGAGTCCCGGACCACTTCAGCGGGGACGCATCCCCGGCCGCCTTCGACAACGGCCTTTGCCGGCTCCCGCTGGCGCTCCGAGGGAACTCGACGAAGAAGGTCGTCCCCACCCCAGGCTCGCTTTCCAGCCAGATTCGCCCGGCGTGCGCCAGGACGATCTCCCGCGCGATGAAGAGCCCGAGGCCGAGCCCGCCGTAATTGTGCGAGGCCGCGCGTTCGAAAAGCTCGAAGATCCTCGTCTGGTCCTCCTCGGGAATCCCGAGCCCGCGATCCTCGACCCGCAGCAGCGCCTTGTCTCCCTCGCTCCACACCTTCATCCGGATGGGGCGATGCGCTCCGTACTTCATCGCATTGGTCAGCAGGTTCATCACGACCTGCTCGAGGCGAAGCCTGTCCCACTCTCCAACCACCGGGAACTCGAGCTCCCGCTCGAGCGTGCAACCGGCCTTCTCGAGCTGTTCGGCGAGGCGCTCCGCGACCTCTCTCGCGACAGAGGAGAGATCTGTCTCCTCCAGGTGCAGCTCGAGCCGCCCCGTGTTGATACGGGAGACGTCGAGGAGCTGTTCGACCAGTTGCACCAACCGCTTGAGCTGGTCACTGAAGGTGTCGAGCATGCTCGCCACCTTGCAGCGGAGCTGTGGCTCCAGGGGTTGATGGGCGAGGGCAAGCTCCACCTGCCGGGCGCGCAGCTTCATGGAGGTGAGGGGGGTCTTGAGCTCGTGCGAGGCGATCGACAGGAATTCGTCCCTCACGCGAATGGACTCCTGGGCTTTGCGGTAGAGCAGCGCATTGTCGATGGCGAAGGCCGCGCGGCGTCCCAGCTCCTCCGCCAGGGCCAGGTCGGCCGGGCCATAGACCCGGTTTGGCTGCGTGGAGAGCAGCGACAGCACGCCGAGGCAGCGCCCCCTCGCCCAGAGCGGCACGCAGATGGAGGGTTTCTCCTCCAGTGTCCTCAGCGCGTTCCACTGCGCTTCCTCCGGAATGGGCTGCCCCAGGAGCCCGGGCCGTCCCGGGAAGACCTCCGGCTGGCCGGTGCGGAGCACCTGGTGAGGGCCGGTCGAGGCGTTGGCCTCCAGAGGATGGTGATGGAGGAACTCGCGCACGCGCTCGGCTCGAGAGGGGAGGACATCGGCCACCGCCACCGGCCGGCGTTGCCCGCGCTCATGGAGCGCGAAGACGATGCACAGCTCCGCCAGCTTGGGCACCGCGAGCCCGGCGATGCGCTGGAAGGTGGTTTCGTAGTCGAGCGAGGCCACCAACTCCCGGCTGGCCTCGGCCAGGAAACGCTCCGCCACTTCCATCCGCTTTCGCTCGGTGATGTCCGTGGAGATGCCGCAGAGCGCGTGGGGGGACTCGGCCACGTCTCCGAGGGGAAACTTGACGGAGAGGTACGTATGCGGGCCGTCGCCCTGGGGCACCTCCTCCTCCCATTCCAACGGCCTGCCCGCTTCGAGCACTTCGAGATCATGGGCGCGGAACTGCTCCGCCAGCTCCTTCGGGAAGACCTCGTCGTCGCTCTTGCCGATGAGCTGTTCCGCCTTGACCCCGAAGAGGCGCTCGAAGCGCCGGTTGACCAGGAGGAAGCGCCCCTGGGTATCCTTGATGGAGACGAGCGCGGGCGTGTGGTCGATGATCGACTGGAGCTGGAGCTGGCTTCTGCGCAGCGTCTCCTCCGCCTCCTTGATGTCGGTCACGTCGGTGACGACGACGACCCCTCCTCGCGGGGTGCCCTGGTCGTCCTTGATCGGGCGGGCGGACACGAGCAGCCACGTGCCCGCGGGCTTCGTGGGGTGGCGCATGAAGAGCTCCGCCCTGTCCACGGCTTCGCCCCGGATGGCCCGGGCGAGCGGCAGCTCCTCGGAGGGATAGGGAGTGACCTGGTCGTGCAGGTAGAGGCCGTAGTGCTCCGACCATTGCCCGAGGGGCGCGTGGGTCAGACCGATTCCCAGGACCTGTTCCGCCGCCGGGTTGAAGAGCACGAACTGTCCGCGCTCGTCCGCGACCACCACGCCTTCTCCCATGTTCGTGAGGATGGAGTGGAGGAGTTGCCTCTCGGCGTGGAGCGCCTGCTCCGAGCGGGCCAACGCCGCCGCCCGCTCCGAGGCGGCCGTCTCCGCCCGCTCGCGCTCCCTGCTCTCCTCCTGCACTTCGGAATAGAGCCTGGCATTCTCGAGGGAGATGGCTGCCTGGGCGGCCAGCAGATCGAGCGTCGCCATCCGGTCCGCGGAGAAGGCATCCCTCGCCAGGTTGTTCTCCAGGTACAGGAGCGCCACCAGCTCTCCCTGCCGCAAGATGGGCAGGCACAGCGCGGAGCGAGGCAAACCCGAAGCGCCGGAGCCGTCCGCGCCGAACAGCCCCGGAGTGGACGAGTCCCCCAGGATGACCCGCTCCCGGGTCCGCTTCACGTAGTTGATGACGGCTTGGGGCGGAGACTGGGCCGAGGACTCCGGAGGGAAGAGCCGGACCACGACCTCCCCCCTGTCGAGCCGTGCCTCGGCGCTGATGGACAGGTCCTCTCCCCGGCGCAGCATCAGGAAGCCCCGCTGGGCACCCGCCTGCTCGATGAGGACGCGCATCAGGGTCTCCAGGAGCCGCTCCAGCACGATTTCACCGGAGATGGCCTGCGAGGCCTTCATCACCGAGAGCAGGTCCAGTTGCTCCGGGCGCGTCGTGACCGTGGCGGTGATGGGGAGCGCTGGCCGCTCCAGCAGCTCCGGGTAGCGCTCATCGAGTTGCCGGACCTTCCCGTCGGCCCCCCAGCTCTCGTAGCAAGCCCGGGCCTTGCGCAGATAGGTGTGGGCGAAGTCCTCATATCCCCGCTGGAGATAGAACCGGGCGGCCAGCTCGTAGGAGAGGCCCTCGTTCTGGATGAAGCCATTGTCCCGTGCCGAGCGGATTGCATCCTCGTACAGGCGCATGGCCTCCAGGTCCCGACCCAGGAGGCGAGCGCTCTCCGCCGACACCAGCGCATGGGTGTTGGAGAAGTTCTCCGGACAGTTCTCCGCCCACTCCTGGAGTTGCCGCTGATGGGTGGCGAGCGTCTCCAGACAGCGCGCACGCTCATCGGGTGGAAGCTTGTCATGGCAGGCGGCCAGGGTGAGCGCGGCGTAGAGGTGGTAGTCGTGAACCTGGATGAGTCCGAGAACCGCCCACAGGAACTCCTTCGCCCGGGACGCCGCCACGAGCGCCTCCTCGTAATCGCCTGACATGAAGCGGGCCTGGAGCTTGAGGATGTGGTACAGGCAGACCCTCATGCTCAGCCGGTTCTCTGTCAGCCGGATCTCGAATTCCTCCTGGTTGAAGCGCTCATGCGTGAAGGTCGAGAAGCCCTGGGTGAGTCCTCGCATGTTCTGGATGAAGCATTGGATGTTGACGATGGCTTCGTCGAGATCCTGGAACCTGGCCTTGCGCACGAAGTCCAGCCGCTCCTCTGTCTCGCGGTAGACCTCGCTCAGTGAGACGCCCTGGGAGAGTTCCGCCGCGATGAAATTCTCGCAGCAATAACAGGAAATGGAGATGTCACCCGTCTCGGTGCCTGCCTGAAACGCGGTCTGGAGATAACCGAGATCCTCTCGGAGCGGACGGCACCAGTGGGAGATGACCGCCATGGCGAGATTGACCTTGGCTTTGTATGCGAGGAAGTGGTGTGCGTCGACGAGGTCGCGGGCCAGCCTCCCGAAGCGGTAGCCGTCCTGATAGCGATGGAAGGCGGAGCCAATCATGAGGCCGAAATAGGCATAGCCGTGGGACGTGGCGTCGGTGGTGCCATGGTGAAGGCTGATATTCACCATGTGGCAAAGGTGGAGGTAGTACAGGTTGTGGTCCGTGAAGTAGGCCGGGGCGAACAAGGTCGACAGCACCCTCATGATGGTCTGTACCTCGGGGTCCCTCATGAGGGGCAGACCGAGGAGCTCCTCGATGCGACGGCCGCCCAGGTTCACCCAGACCTGCTCGTATTCCGCCTCGACCTCGCGCCAGTCGGGGTGGGGAGACATGCGGATGCCGAAGAGCGCGAGGCATTCCAGGGCAATGTCGACGGCCCTCGCGTTCTCCGCTTTCGTGACATGGAGCTCGATCAAGACGCGATAGGCCGTGGCCTTGTCGGCCCGCGTCCTGGCCCGTTCGATGACCCCGGTGAGCAGCCGCCCCGCCTCTTCGATGCCGCCGCTCAAGAACTCACACTCCGCCAACTCCTCATGCAACGCATACGCCAGCGCGTACTGCTCTTCCCAGCAACTCCCGGAGAGCAGCGTCACGCCGGCGGACAGATATTTGAGGGCGGAGCGGTAGGCGGTGGAAGCCTTGGCCTTCCTTCCGGCCAGGAGGTTGAGCCCCGCGAGGCGCTCCTTCTCCTCGGGCGAGACGACGCCGGAGACACCGCGGTCGAGCTGGTTCACCACGTCGAAGATCCTCTCTTCGATTTCCGCGGGTGCGAGCTGGGCCAGCAGGAGGCGGCCGTTTCGCAGGTGCATCGCGCTTCGTTGGTCCTCGGGGATGAGCGAGTAGGTCGCATGCTGGACCCGGTCGTGAAGGAATCGATAGGAATCCCCGATGCGCAGCATCAACCCTTGCCGGACGGCTTCCCACATCTCCTGGTGGATCTCCTCCTCCGCTTGACCGCGAATCACCGCGAGCAGCCGCGCCTCGATGCAGTCGCCGATACTGGCGGTGAGCATCACCACCTTCTGGGTTGTCACCGGGAGGCGCTTCAGCCTCGCCACCATCAGCTCGACGACGTTGTCCGTATAGCTCTTGGCACGGATCCGGGCGATGTCCCACCGCCACGCCGCCGCCGTCCGATCCAGCTCCACCAGACCCTCCTGATAGAGCATCGTCAGGAATTGGGTGACGAAGAAGGGGTTTCCCTGTGTCTTCTCCTGGATGAGCCGGGTCAGCGGATAGGTATGGGATGGCTCCTGATGCAGGGTGTCGGCGACGAGCAGATTGAGGGGCTCGAGGGAGAGCGGCGAGAGGACGAGCTCGTTCACGACCGCCCCCGCCTCGCGGATTTCGCTCAAGGTCAGCATCAGGGGGTGGGAGGGACTGACCTCGTTGTTCCGGTAGGCGCCAATCACCAGGAGGTGCCGGGTCTCCGGGTGGGTGATGACGTGTTGGAGCAGCCGGAGGCTGGCGGAATCGGCCCACTGGAGGTCATCGAGGAACAAGGCCAACGGGTGCTCCCGCTGGGTGAACACCCCCAGGAACTTCTGGAAGACCCGTTGGAAGCGGTGCTGAGCCTCGAGCAGCGGCAGCTCCTGGATGGGTGGCTGTCCGCCGATGATGAGCTCTACCTGGGGAACGACGTCGACGATGAGCTGCCCATCGGGCCCCACGGCCGCCTGGAGCCGCCGTCTCCAGTCCGCGATCCGCTCTTCATCCTCGGTGAGGAGTTGCTGCACGAGTTCGCGGAAGGCCTGGGAGAGCGTGGCGTAGGGGGCGTCACGTTTGAACTGGTCGAACTTGCCCGAGAGGAAGAGCCCCTTGGCCTTCACGAGGGGCCCGTACAGCTCGCGGACCAGCGAGGACTTTCCGATGCCGGAGTATCCCGAGACGAGCATGAGCTCGGGGGCTCCGCTGGAGACGACCCGCTCGAAGGCGCCCATCAGCGCGGCGACCTCCTCCTCGCGGCCGTAGAGCTTCTGCGGAATCTGGAAGAGTTCCGAGACATCACGGGCACCGAGTGGAAAAGGCGCGATGGAACCGTGCGCCTTCCACTGCTCGAGACACCTCTCCAGGTCGGACTTCAGGCCGAACGCGCTCTGGTAGCGCTCCTCGGCCATCTTGGACATCAGCTTGAGGGCGATCTGGGAGAGCACCTCGGGAACCGCGGGGATGATGTCGGAGGGGCTCGGCGGAGGCCGGGCGATGTGGAAATGGATCCAGCCCAGGGGATCTTCGGCGTGGAACGGCAGGGAGCCGGTGAGCATCTCGAAGAAGGTGACACCGAGCGAGTACAGGTCACTGCGGTAGTCGATGGCCCGGTTCATCCGTCCCGTCTGCTCGGGAGACAGGTAGGGGAGAGAGCCTTCGATGAGCTGAGGGTTCTGCATTCCCTGGTATTCCCGGGGAAGAAGTGAGGCTTTTCCGAGGTCCGCGAGCTTCACCTCACCCGTGCCGGGGTGGACGAGGATGTTGTAGGGCTTGATGTCCCTGTGAGCGATACCGTGCCGGTGGAGTTCGGCGAGGGCCTGGGTGATTCGGGTGGCGAGTTCGAGGAAGCGCCCGGGTTCCATGGGGGCGCCGAGGAAGTGCGCGAGGGGATGCCCGCCAAAGTCTTCCAAGATCAGCACCAGCCGGTCCCGGCTGCGCTCCAGGGAATAAGGCATCACCACTGCCGCGCCCCCTACCCTCCTCCCCATCTCATACTCGCTTCTCAGCCGATCGAGTTCTCGGAGGGCTGGGTGCTCGGAGCTGGGCATCTTGAGGATGACCGGCCGCCCATCCTCTTCCCGCCGCGCGCGGAAGACGACGGTCGAGGCTCCTTCCCGGATCGTTTCGGTGACGGTGTATCCCTGGAGGACATGCGAACCGAGAGGCATACCGAGACGTTAACAACTCTTCCGGAGCACCACGCCTCGCGACGGAAAGCCCCACGCCCCCGTTCCCACGCTTCCCATCTGCCGCCACGAGCCCGCTCGGGAGGAGCGGAGCGCTTTCCCCGATGGCGGCCCGCCGCCCGGTCGAGCGCCATCCCCGATCCAAAAACCCGCCGATCGGGCCGAAAGCCGCGCCCTTCAGGTCGCCGGTGCAGGGCGCTACGACA encodes:
- a CDS encoding cytochrome c family protein gives rise to the protein MSSLPVTLGRLVLPGLLALGACVNRPTNQEKPAGTESKKGPPVAKAPSITAGTRAPWFSCSDTQNIHFGSVIPPDMSRVTSQLDANCFAWAEFISLNWPAAAGTTDAFFGSPGDLGTVQWQTFMSKQQLFPPEGGTPPPWGTPPSISEDCLAEANVSSNQARSMLALNVVSKFETQFTSGSGNQAFPLDLPSWLGAAHGTNVWYDVRISQPEYSYIVGAGLYNAANQQALVDGGTGSPVVNPMGSWQSNTIGALELKAAWMEVPNPQDSRWNAYKLSPAVVVEPTTQKCRATTVALVGFHIVHKTVTQPTWVWATFEHVNNAPDHGADPGTTSWNFYDPQCKPRTIELDKSCSVDGGTSVTVDCTPNVPPPYWLGEGCPAPVPIQVTRLTPIDPVARAANQIAQAAIARNYPDSVWKNYVLVNTLWSRAPSPDPTTPVKTPLPFAGATPPLDVPIANTTMETYIQTGSPDEASNCINCHKNASIAGDSGWASDFSFLFGLASAPPPPGKPLKLRSLVPGKPPKVVYPPTMRRILR
- a CDS encoding cytochrome P450 — encoded protein: MQHATHLQPPTFDFLSLEAARNPHPMYHQLRAQQPILWSPQLNGWVLTRHADISQVLKDPRLVAGPMTGQFERLPEEVRKQLTPLRDAVNMWMGHTTNEGHLRFQALLKRYFTPRTVENFRPRIQALTDTLLDTAAARGPFDLVKELAIPLPSNVIAEMLGVPLTDEHLLQRWSRDLAGIFSNFNPEQLFQSQKSILEMMDYMREVLSKYRRSSGENILEVFLRAQDEGLVSEEEILANCALLLFAGHETTARLISRGLALLFDHPEQLALLRQQPSLIPQAVEEMLRYGDVAGMTNRLTVAPVELGGHTMQPYQMVYVMLAAANRDPALFPEPDRFDITRKPGKHVAFGYGSFYCLGAALARLEAQVFFETLLRRFPNVRPAKDASPVWQQEGLLNMHLVTLPVEL
- a CDS encoding AAA family ATPase, which produces MPLGSHVLQGYTVTETIREGASTVVFRARREEDGRPVILKMPSSEHPALRELDRLRSEYEMGRRVGGAAVVMPYSLERSRDRLVLILEDFGGHPLAHFLGAPMEPGRFLELATRITQALAELHRHGIAHRDIKPYNILVHPGTGEVKLADLGKASLLPREYQGMQNPQLIEGSLPYLSPEQTGRMNRAIDYRSDLYSLGVTFFEMLTGSLPFHAEDPLGWIHFHIARPPPSPSDIIPAVPEVLSQIALKLMSKMAEERYQSAFGLKSDLERCLEQWKAHGSIAPFPLGARDVSELFQIPQKLYGREEEVAALMGAFERVVSSGAPELMLVSGYSGIGKSSLVRELYGPLVKAKGLFLSGKFDQFKRDAPYATLSQAFRELVQQLLTEDEERIADWRRRLQAAVGPDGQLIVDVVPQVELIIGGQPPIQELPLLEAQHRFQRVFQKFLGVFTQREHPLALFLDDLQWADSASLRLLQHVITHPETRHLLVIGAYRNNEVSPSHPLMLTLSEIREAGAVVNELVLSPLSLEPLNLLVADTLHQEPSHTYPLTRLIQEKTQGNPFFVTQFLTMLYQEGLVELDRTAAAWRWDIARIRAKSYTDNVVELMVARLKRLPVTTQKVVMLTASIGDCIEARLLAVIRGQAEEEIHQEMWEAVRQGLMLRIGDSYRFLHDRVQHATYSLIPEDQRSAMHLRNGRLLLAQLAPAEIEERIFDVVNQLDRGVSGVVSPEEKERLAGLNLLAGRKAKASTAYRSALKYLSAGVTLLSGSCWEEQYALAYALHEELAECEFLSGGIEEAGRLLTGVIERARTRADKATAYRVLIELHVTKAENARAVDIALECLALFGIRMSPHPDWREVEAEYEQVWVNLGGRRIEELLGLPLMRDPEVQTIMRVLSTLFAPAYFTDHNLYYLHLCHMVNISLHHGTTDATSHGYAYFGLMIGSAFHRYQDGYRFGRLARDLVDAHHFLAYKAKVNLAMAVISHWCRPLREDLGYLQTAFQAGTETGDISISCYCCENFIAAELSQGVSLSEVYRETEERLDFVRKARFQDLDEAIVNIQCFIQNMRGLTQGFSTFTHERFNQEEFEIRLTENRLSMRVCLYHILKLQARFMSGDYEEALVAASRAKEFLWAVLGLIQVHDYHLYAALTLAACHDKLPPDERARCLETLATHQRQLQEWAENCPENFSNTHALVSAESARLLGRDLEAMRLYEDAIRSARDNGFIQNEGLSYELAARFYLQRGYEDFAHTYLRKARACYESWGADGKVRQLDERYPELLERPALPITATVTTRPEQLDLLSVMKASQAISGEIVLERLLETLMRVLIEQAGAQRGFLMLRRGEDLSISAEARLDRGEVVVRLFPPESSAQSPPQAVINYVKRTRERVILGDSSTPGLFGADGSGASGLPRSALCLPILRQGELVALLYLENNLARDAFSADRMATLDLLAAQAAISLENARLYSEVQEESRERERAETAASERAAALARSEQALHAERQLLHSILTNMGEGVVVADERGQFVLFNPAAEQVLGIGLTHAPLGQWSEHYGLYLHDQVTPYPSEELPLARAIRGEAVDRAELFMRHPTKPAGTWLLVSARPIKDDQGTPRGGVVVVTDVTDIKEAEETLRRSQLQLQSIIDHTPALVSIKDTQGRFLLVNRRFERLFGVKAEQLIGKSDDEVFPKELAEQFRAHDLEVLEAGRPLEWEEEVPQGDGPHTYLSVKFPLGDVAESPHALCGISTDITERKRMEVAERFLAEASRELVASLDYETTFQRIAGLAVPKLAELCIVFALHERGQRRPVAVADVLPSRAERVREFLHHHPLEANASTGPHQVLRTGQPEVFPGRPGLLGQPIPEEAQWNALRTLEEKPSICVPLWARGRCLGVLSLLSTQPNRVYGPADLALAEELGRRAAFAIDNALLYRKAQESIRVRDEFLSIASHELKTPLTSMKLRARQVELALAHQPLEPQLRCKVASMLDTFSDQLKRLVQLVEQLLDVSRINTGRLELHLEETDLSSVAREVAERLAEQLEKAGCTLERELEFPVVGEWDRLRLEQVVMNLLTNAMKYGAHRPIRMKVWSEGDKALLRVEDRGLGIPEEDQTRIFELFERAASHNYGGLGLGLFIAREIVLAHAGRIWLESEPGVGTTFFVEFPRSASGSRQRPLSKAAGDASPLKWSGTPSAPGEDGATGRSAPHAGER